The genomic window TATCCTTTGTCTCAAGTCTGTAATTAtctttatgcagatgactccTAAATGTATATATCCAGCTTTTATCTCTCTAGCACTATAGCCCAACATTATCAACTGCCTACTGGATAACTCCATTGCATATTCTGTAGGAATTTCGAACTCATGTTTAAAATAGAAACCAAATTTCTACTTGAATCAACCTCTCTGCCACGCTTCCCTAATTCTGTTAAGGGCATCACCAGTTTGCCAATCACGCAGGGTCATAACCTTGCATTTATTCATGATTCTTCCCTCTCGTTCCACATCTTATCAGCTGTTAAATCTTATTGATTTTGCCTTCATAGTATCTCTCTGAGTTATCTCCTTGTCCCCACAAACATAGCTTCTTTCCTGGTTCAGTCCTTCACTACTTCTCAAATGGACATAATTCTCTTATATTAGTAAATATGTTTCTAGTTTTCCCCTTTTCCTATCCAGCCTCCACACAGttgtcaaattgatattcctaaaacacaaaCTCTTCAGTGACTCCTACTACCTGTAGGACCAATACAAAATCCTGGCCTATAAAACTGTCTAGAATCAGGCTCCCATTTACCTATCCAGCCTTGGTTCATATTACTCCCCTTTATATTCCCTATATTCCAAACTGCTAGCTGCTCCTTTTCTATGAAACCACATCTTTGTATCTCTGCAAGGCAATCTTCCTTAACTAGAATGCAGTTTTTTCTCACCTTGATTTTACTATCCTTAGTATCTTTCAAAGCAGAGCTTAGGTCCCAACCTCTCCATAACATTCTTCCCAATTTCCTGAATGTTTATGGTTGTCTCtatcttgaaattattttatatattctttgcGTTTGGATATGTACAGAAGCAGCATGGTTTAATGGATGGGATACTgaacttggggtcaggaagatctgggttcaaattcagacacattgttagctgtgagaccctgagcaagtcacttaatctttgtgcTTAAATCTTCTCATCAAAAAAAGAGGGTGGCAAGAAGGAAGTGGTAAAATCCCATGCAACTGTAAAATCTACTGATTCGACAATGTCATGTTGTATCCTCCCTAGCAGAATGTAAGTTCTGAGGGTATGAGCTatttcattgttgtctttgtTAATCATTATTGTCTGGCACTGTGGTTTACATACTTAACTGTTTGATGAATTGACCCGAAAGCAGGATGCTTTCATTGGACACATTGGAAACTCCATCAACAAGCTTGAATTTGGGGATTGGGTAAGCAATTGCACTGGGCCTTATTTTGGGCTTGGGCAATTTGCTTGCTGTCCATTTATAGATGCAAGACATCCTATATATGAAGTACTGAACAAAAGAGCCCTGAGTGAATATTAATCTGTTCACTGTATCTATATTATGCTTTAGATCCTAGACTCCAGGGGTTGGTTCAGGAAAGTTAAGATTTAAATCAGAAATTCAGACAATGAACAACCTTTGGCACTTTTTGTTCTATCCTCACACACACACCTGTGTAGAGGATTTTTCAGAATGTAGTCAAGGTCATGAAGAGCAGCTTCCTTTTTCTGTGAGGGCCAGTGACTAGAAATGTGATTTCACTGGCCCAGCCAATGCCTGAATATGAACACTTTCTTTGCTATTGCACATCAGCATCTTCTCTACCATGATATAaccttagagagttgcctaaggTTAAGCGACCTGTCCAGGAACACACAACTGGATTGCGTATGGGGCATTCATTTCCTGGCTCTAAGactttctattcactgtaccatgcTGTTGCTGTGAATATAGGCCAAAAGTTAGCCATCAAATGAGCCAGTTtcacttctccttttcctttctctcttcttcacccTATCAAACAATTATAATGCTCAAAAATCCTGAAGCATACATAGATCTGGGAACAGAGGAAACCTTGGACACCTTATTTCTCCATAATCATCAGACATCAGAACCTGAGGCTCTGGGTGGGCTGGGTAGAGTTCTCAAAGACTTAGGACTATTTCcctctaaaaagaaaaatctggctAGTCATTTTGGGAAACTGCTACTTGACCACCCCAATCTGGCCCCAGACTTGGAGAACTGTTGCAAGCTTCTTGTTTCCAGCTGACTACAAGGAATATCTTTTTCTAGATCTCAAATGGACGCCTACATTTTTGACCATTCCCCCTACCTAGTGTGTATACTAATTTATTCCAGAACTATTCATTTAGAGAGGCTTTGCCATCATATAGGTGGGAACTGAAAAGAGGAGAAATTGTTcaaatttcccttcctttttaaaactcttaaaaCACACAGAATTAGCTCTTATTTAAATTTGCTACATGGAATGgtcctaatttaaaaaatctacagTAAGATTGTGACAACAATAGAGTTATAAGGGGAAGACAGGGTGTTTTTCCTATTCTATTCATTTTAGCTTCTAGGACACATGGTCTGTATACTAAATCTAGGTTGGCAATGATGGTGTACCACTAAGATTTCTGATATTTCTTGAACATCAGGGTCACAGGTGGCTAAATActgtaagaaaagagaaaagcagaatGTAAAGGGATCTCTGTCACTGTAAGGAATGTGAAGCTCTGTCTTATGGCTCACTAGAGAACCACACCCCAGAGATATGTTCCCAAGGTAATGAGAATGGTGGATGTGACTGGGATAACTCCAAGCTTTTTGCCCAACCAAATATCCCACCCAGGAGACAAAGCCAGTATATGTGATGAGTGCAGAGCAATGTATCTGTCAGAACTTGAATTATAAGGAGCACCAGGGAATCCACTAGTGGAGAAAAACTTGAGGAATGGATTGTGTGAGGAAAAACACTCCATCTCTTTGGTAAATCTGCTCACAAAGCAAGGAATGTGTTAGAGAAAAACCATTAACACAAGGAAGGGGCAAGTTCACTGGCAAATCCAGCtagaaaattaaaagtaaaaaaattagtcAGTCCCTAAACTAAGAAGGGTCAAAAAGCCTGAGCTTCAggttctttatctttaaaatgaagaaactaggcCAGAACAATTCTTAAACTGGGGTTCAtgagttcaaaaatattttaatgattacatttcaattcaatttgtttcctttataatcttccatattttatatatttaaaaatatatacatacatgggGAAGCTTGATGGAGCGCTAGATCTGGAGTTCAACCaaatcttcagacacttactagctgtgtgaccctgggcaagtcacttgacctctgccttagtttcctcatctgtaaaatgcagataataatatctatctcttaggattattgtgaggatgaaatacttgtaaaatgctttaaaCATGCTAGTTATTATAGTCTGAGGAGTCTGTTTACACCAgtctgccaaaggggtccattgCATAAAAAAGGTTAACACACTGTATTAGATGATTCTAGGTTTCTATTCCTAATCCCATCACtataaacaatgaagaaaatgatttctgtTGGCCTCCTGTCTGACAATAAAACGCATAcagcattttataaacatttctttatttcagTTCCTATTGGGAATGGACTCTTTCAAAGTGGTCAGTGTTACGCTTTTTGACAGAGATGGCTAGTTTCTTAAGACTAAAGACTGATAGGAGAAAAGCAAAGGAtagtaaagaaggaaaggaagatggcTAGTCTCCCATCTAATACCAAAGTTAACACATGtatggaaagaaagcaaaaaaaaagtttgggataGCCTTTACGTGGCTTTGTTTTAGGAGTCCCCACCCCTTGAATACTCTATCCCCTCACCTACAATTTTTAGTTTCACTGGTTTCCTTTACCATTCAGTTCAAATTTCCTTTGAAGTAAGAGATCTTTCTCTGTTACATTCCTTACCATCTACTTTGTGTGTATTTCATATGTCCATatctctccattagaatgtacattccctgagggcaaggaccTTCTTTCTTTGCACTCCCAGCACTTAGGGCAGTGCATATAGTGAAGGATAAGTTCGTGATTGAGTATAAAGCAGGATCAACAAATaatctcatatttatatagtgcttttaagcATGAAAAGTGCTTTCCTTATAACTCTGAGAAATAAGACTGTGCAAATATGATCTCCATTGTACAAATTAGGAGGTTAAGTGGCATGCTCAGGACTACCCTGTTTGAAATGTTAGCTCAAGGCTTGGGAAAAACAAGGGTGATAAGGCTTGAAAACTCTATCACGAAATGGTTATGTTTAGCTGCAGAAAACTGGAGGAATATGGAGTATGGTCACATAGAGGAGAGAAAATTTTCCTTGACCCTACAGAGTAGAACTTGGAGCAGTGAAGCTGTACACTGCCAGTAATGGAAAacttcctgaaaattagaattgtccAAAAGTGGAAGGGGCTGGATAATCATAATCATAAGAGGTCATTAAATTGGGGCTGGATGACTACTTGTCAGGAATATTATCTCAGGCATTAGAGATATGGTTAGATTAGATGCCGTCTTTTTACCAATAACTCTCCAAATCCCTGTTTTATAGAATCACAGATCTCAGTGTTCCAGATAATAGAAGGGATCAGTTTCCATAATTCCCTCAGTTTTAGGATGTGGACTCAGATTCTACAACCCATAAGCCATTGTTTCATCACCAAACTATATCCAAAGCTTTGTGCTTTCCTTGAAGGCTTCAATTTTAagatatagttttaaatctgagGCTCCCACCTCCTATCTCCATAATATGGGAAATTCAAGATCTGGTTGGAGATGGGAAGGGGAACTTTATTCAACTCTGGAGCAGGATCCTGGAACCCATCTGCTGAAGATGGTTACATACCTGGTTACATATTCTCTTACAACCACAAAGGGGCATGGCCCGAGGATATTTTGGGTAACTGGGTAAGATGGGGATGCCAGTTGAGCCCAGGGAGTTGCATTTGGAGGAATAGGTAGTGCCCAATAGTTGGAGGATATCAGCTGTCCACAGTACACAAACATCTATGCTTACTTTCCTCAAGGAGAAGATAGACTCTGTTGGGTAGGTGTGGGCTCATGAGATCTCATGAGActcagaaatgaggaaactgaagaacgGATTGATGTGCTGCCACCATATTATCAACCAGCTCCCTGCATTCTTAAAGGCAAGAGAAGAAATTTCAGTGATCATTTTATTGAGGGAAACAGTGTTTGCCCCCATACACATGTCTTTAATGAGACCCACCAATCTTGGCTACCCCCATCTTCTGGTCCAGTCTCTGGCCTGCCCTACAGGAACAGGAGTATAGCTCTTGTGGTTGCTGCTGTGACCTTATCCTGCTCCTCCACAGCATGGGCTGGCTCTGGTTTTGGCTCTGGCCTCTCAGGTCCATGTACTTTGTGAGCTGGGGGAAGAGTGGTGCTATATCTTCCCCTACTTGGTTCGTTGATAGAACTGGAAAACTGCTTTCTCTTGTTCGTGGGTCTCGATGGAACCTGGTCGGAGTTGCCGAATCTGGGCGACAGCTTCTCCTCCTGCCAGGCCTTTCTCCTTTACCAGATAGCAAGCCAGCATGGTGCCTGTACGCCCATAACCTAGGGCACAATGCACCCCCACAGCCTGTGGGGATGGGACTCAGTGGGGACAGGGTCCCAAAAGCCCTGTCCCCTCTCAGTCCCAGGGTTTTTAGGTTCTAGTCATTTATAGGACCCCTAGATCAGAGATTCACAACTGGAAAGCACCTCAAAGAAGTctgctcagagaaattaagtgactttaccaaggtCACAGAAAGGCCCACATCCTCCCTTCCAGAAAGACCTAGAGCATATCCCCTCTAAATAGGCCTAAGAATTGGGCATAGATAATTTCTTAGAAAGTGCCTAGCAGTTAGTTGCTATTAATATCAGAGGAAAGTGGTAAATTGGTCTGGAGGCTATCTAGTCATGCCTTTGAAGGGAAAAAGCAGCAGGTCCCAAGCCCAACTTCCCTTGCTGGTAGGATGGTTGCTCCAGCTGAACCCAGGGTAGGAAGCGGCACTGATGGGTTGGGATACTGAACTTATCCGTTGTACATACTCCCTACGTGCTCTCTTGTCTCAGGAAGAATGAGGGACAGATGACTAGAAATGACTAGCCTCAGGGCCAAGGACATGAGGCACAGGACATGCTTGGCGTTTCCATACCTTAATTTTTGTTCTGATGCTTCCTCTACTACAGCCCTGTCTCTCAATCTGCACTCAGAAATGTGGGACCCTCTTCCTTGCCATCCGGCCTTGTACCTCTACAACCAATCCTGCTTGTTTTCCTAGCAGCATTCGCATCCCTTAAACTTGCCCACCAGTGGCTTTACTTTGCTCTCTCTTTACCAGCCTCCCTTCCCTTTAaaccctcctggtttccttaAAGATATGTGCTTAGCATCCCACCCGGGGCAGGCCTCCCTGCCTTCTTCCATCCCCTCTGAACTTGTGGTGTGTCATATCCTTAAATATGTGAAATatgttaaaacacacacacacacacacacactctctctgtctctatctctctgtctctctgtgctGCTGCTTGCACCCCACCGCCCCTCTTCTCTAACCCCCAGCAGCGTGTGCTCAGGGCCGCGGGGGCGGTCTTccgctcccctcccctcccccacctccgcCCCGCGCCCCACTGGCCGCCCTGGGCTGGCGGGCCGCTTCCGCGTCACGCGGTCCCCTCCGCCCcgcctccctctccctcccccccagtcCGGGACCAGTGGGCCCCACGCCCCGCGGGCTGACCTCTCCCCGCGCGTTAGCCTCCTCCACGAGGCGCACGAAGCGGTCAATCTGCTCAGGCGCCGGCGGGCAGAAGTCGGGGATCCGCAGCCGGTGCACCTTGAGGCCCGGGCAGGTGTCACTGTGGGGGGGGCCGCGCTCCGTCAGGGACACCAGGTGCCGCACCCCCTGAGCCCACAGGAACTGGTAGTGAGCCGGGAGCCGGGGCAGCGCGAGGCCCGCCAGGCGGCCCGGGAGCACCCACGAGAAGTTGGGGGGCTCGGAGCCCATGGCCGTCAGGGAGCAGGGGGCGCCCGAGGTCAGCCAGATGCCGCTCGGCCCCGCCCCCAGGCCCCCACCCTGCTAAGCACGCGCCCCGCCCCTCGTGGGCGCCGGCTGTCTGGGGGGGACCCACAACTTCCGGGGCAGAGACGACCCCACCCCTCGCCCAGGCGATTGGCTGATCCTCTGGgacggggtggggtggggtggggtggcaTCCCAGAGGCCCAGGAACACGCAAGTCTATTGGTTGATTCGTGAAGAGTGGGCGGGAATGATTAGAACTGCTCGCTTGGTGATTGGTAAATCCGCTCTTTCTCTGAGAAGGGCGGCAGACGAAGTCAAGGCCATGACTAAAAACAGGGAACACGTCTGCGGGGTCCGGGCTCGGCGGCTCCCCAGCCATCGTGTGCGGTGATTCGCCACTCGTGGCCCGCCCTGCTTGTTTCCCTTCTGGGCCCTTCCTGCatcattctattcattttctttaaattgtgTTTTTCTTAAGCCCCTCCTATGTGTGGAGCCTTGAGCTAGGCCCGGGGGGGAGACTGACTCATTGGAGATCAGAACGCATCTGCAATGCTACCTCCTGGCGCCATGTTTTAGGAAGGAACCTAGTAGCCCCCCCCGGAGGTGAAGGACGGCGACGTCATCATGACgtctttgtatgtttgtgtgtgtgtgtgtgtgtgtgtgtgtgtgtctgtctgtctgtctgtgtctgtgtgtctgtgtgtctgtgtggtgaTGGGGGGTTCGGGCCAGGACAGTGTCCGGGTTGCAGGAGGGACTGGAATTACCCGAATTATGCATGACCCCTGGGcgaggagaaataagaaatgcaaagaaggaaaaaactgatTACAAGAAGTGCAGCCCCCCTGGCCTGCCCCTCGAGGGTTATCTTGGGCTTCATGCCCCCACCTCTGATCCTGTGATGGTCGGACTCGGGCCTCATGGAACCCACGGGGAATATGACCCACACCCACGGAGCCACAGAGCGGGATATTAAGCCTGACAGATATGTgagaaagacaggaaaagaaagagggttgaaagttctgattccttcagccCTCCTGCTCCCTTGTCCCTTGGCTGCTATGCTCAAGCCTGCTCCCTCcttccacatttttttattacTCCCTTCAAGGACACCAGCATACTCGGTCCCACCAGGCTCACGATCTAGGTCCTCACTTGTTCTCATCCCCATTTCCAATCTGTTGCTAAAACTTGTCGGTTCTACTTTCCCAGCCTCTCTATTATAAGTCCCCTTCTTCTGACACTGCCTCCACCTTGCTAtaacattacattacattatccTGGGACTACTGGTTGCTCTGCCTGCAACAAGTCCCTCAATCCTCCACctagctgtcaaattgatcttcctaaagtgcaggttcATCTTCCTTTTCCTGGACTCCctatattcaggataaatgaTAGAAACCTGTTTGACTTTAAAAGCCCTGGCTCCTTCCTATCCTTCTAGCCCAATTTACACCTTATTCCTGGTGTGTTTGGAGTGTTCCGGGAGGACTAGCacttctggtgtgagggcttgctgagaCCTTTTCAGGGTTTCTCATCTACTTTTGGTATCCACCTGATTCTCAACTatgactccaagaagttgtagcttGCACAACGACATCTTGCCAGGAGGTTAAGAGTAACTAACAGGTCTCGTATCCATTGATGAGTTGGAAGAATGTGTAATCTAAGCATATAAAGATTTCTCCCAGTGGAATGGTCAGATTAAAAGCAACAGCAAAAAGGCTGCAAGATTTCTTGTCTTGCCTTTGGACTTCAATGACTTTGGaacagtgaggctgatgattttgcttCACTCTCATTTAACTCCAAAACATGATAGTGCCCCATTGTTGCCATGGAAACACTAGGCAGAAAGCATATAGTTAAATTTTGTGCCTTTCTATAGCAGACTACATGATGAGCTATGCTGACCTTGTGCAAAGTAGATTATAGAGAAATGATATTAACCTCATATAGGAAAAGCTTGCTACCAGTCCTGAGAAAATCTTCCCTTTTACCAGACTTTGAATTGATAACAGCAACCTGTTCACTCTGTTTCTGTCTACTACTAGATAAGAGACTGGCTGCCACTTGCAGATTTCACAGGAACAGGAAATCAGAGGCAGAAGCCCAACATGATAAACTGTTAGTTCTTTGTTTCCCAAAATGCATCTTTATTGTCTCTTAATACCGTGAACATAATCTTTTGCACTATGCCTGGACTGACCCCTACACCTTTCCCAGCATGTAGACTATCCCCGGAACACCAAGGTTCTATAAATTCTAGTTTTTTCCCCTGCTAGGGGCTCTTTATCCCTTAGAGATAAAGCCACATGTAATAACATTGCACCTGTGAAATAGCTGTTCCTTATCATCCTGAGTTGTGAGTTGTTGTGAATGTTTTTCATTAGCAAATCATAGTTCATCAACTGCCCCAAACTGTTTCACCATGATGTCATTGATATTCTAAggaaacaaagaatgaacaataCTTTATATTCCCCTTCATGTACTCTGCAATCTGGTTCGTGATGTTCCTTAAACAAAATAttgacattccatctctcaatTCTCCATTCGTTTTCATTGATTGTTCCTAATATTTGGaatccttcccctcctttctatTTCCTGGTTTTACTTAATTCTTTTTAAGTCTCAATTGAAATCTTTCCATTTGCAAGAAAACTTActcaatttttcttaataatattgccatccctctgagattattttcaatttgaagaccatgacatcagggagatgatgccatgacaagcacttgaattggatttgaactagggggaggctgtgctaagtcatcagccttacttttccagagtcattgggtccagtgaccaaatatgaatcaggataactggagatgactctgaatgtggggcaatcagggttaagtgacttgcccaaggtcacatagcagtaagtgtcaagtgtctgagtctgggttCAGAGATTGTCCTCTTAGTTCCACTTATTTTATTTGCTATCTGTTGCCACAAGTTTCCATTGTATCTTCTAGGGTAATAATTCTACTACATTCACATAACATTATTTAATCATTCCTCAAACAACAAGCATtcactttgtttctagttttgttttgttttgttttggagggACTATCACAAAATGGctactatacatatttatatagggTTTATTTCCATCTATTTTTGATGTCCTTGAGGCATATGTTCAGTTTGTACATACTGTTAATTGACTTTTCTAGTGTAGTTCTAGATAGTTTTCCACAATGgatggatcaattcacagttccaccagcagtGCAATAGTGTGCCTGTATTTCTAGACCAGAGTCAAATTTTGAAGCCTGGTGAAAGTCCAAGGCTACTTTAGACTGGCGTAGCAAACACCAAACAGAATTATCTCTTGATTTTGCTCACAGGCCAGGAGGATTGCCCAATACTAAATACTGTAATTTGCTTGTTTGCTATTCACGCTATTCATAGTTTaactgttgttgctattgttgtttttagagctggaagggacattagaaatGTAGTCCAACctactcattttataattgaaactGAAGGCCAAGTGAAAATTGACTATTTCAGGATAAGGTCTTGAGTTCCAGCCTGCTGCCATTTCAAGGGTGGCAGACTTTTAGGGAAAACTCAGTAACAAATTTGAGGGAAACTTGTCTGTTCTTTTAGCTATAGTATTTTAGAATTCTACTTGGCTCACTTTGTTAATGCAGCAGAAGGAGGAGTCTTTAGAAAAGCCTTCATTCTCCTGCTctaaaatatttgtcttttttcccctcactatTTGAATTCTACCCATTCTTTGAGACTTAGCTCAAGATACACCAACTTCAAGCAGTCTCTTCTGACTACTCCATGATGAACTGATCTTGATCTTTTATGGTGCTTATAAATAGCAGTTGGCTCTTGGTTACTAGATCTGCTCCTTAATGGGGAGTTCTCTGAACTCTTCCCACTGATGGGCTCTAAGTGGAAGCTAAGCAATTTCTTGATAATGaatttataaatggaaaagaCTTAAATCTCTTATTTGAATAAATCACCTATCCAAACCTTtaattttagagaagagaaaactgaggccttgaGACCCTAAGTGACTTGCACATAGGcaaagccaagatttgaaccttGATCCTCAATCTAAATCAATCAAACAACCTTGCTCTTATACCACATTGCCTCATGGATTTGCAACATTCTATGGTTGTTTAATGCTTAGAACAATTAAATGGCATAACAGATAGAGTGCTGTACCTGGGAAAAGGAAGATTCTTCTTTTGTGAGTTCAGATATGGTTCATACAAGTagccctatctgtaaaatgggctggagaaggaattggcaagccactccagtatctttgccaagaaaaccccaaatggggtcacaaagagttggacataaatgaaaaaaaaatgactgaacaagaacaactGCTTGCTTAATATATCCTGTAACTTTTGTCTCATTTTCAAAATTGcaaatttctggatcaaaagcaGAGTATGTCTTTTGTATAGCTATTCTATACATATTATTATGATAGATGAAGGATTATAAACTTTTTATGAACTTCCCTCTTTTGGTTTTAGAGCAATAATATTGAAACAGAAGCAAGAGGTGGAGGGTGAAAGTGTAGAAATGGTATGtcagaggaaaagggaagaggaaggaccTAGGGATGAAATAACCTATTCTCTAGGTTTCTTGCAGCTTTTGGTGTGGATGCCATGTGTTTTCTTTGgcattgttttatgttttatatttctcaGTAGTTTATGATTTATTTCCCTACCTGGGCCTTAGAGTAGAAATTCCCTTAAGGTTGTTTGATCGTGCCCTAGGGTGTTTTAAGTTATTTACTGAGGTACTGTAAAATTCTCCAAAACAGGATTAATTCTAAGCCACTTtaattgtaaaagtaaataaataccaCAAAGCTATTTGTGGGTTTGGTAGtgtaagggagggagagaatgtgaGTGTATGTACACTGtgcatgaatatttttgtgaaaatatCAAACTAAAATGACAGGGCTACTAGATTATAAACTTTTCATCTTATTTATCTCCCAATTCCCTTATCTAGCTCAATGTCTTATAACTAGTAGGTGtcaatgtttctatttttttttgaatgaatgaatgaaagaagtcATGAATACATGAGTACGTGAATAAAGCAATACAAATCTCAAAAAGTTCAGAATATGCCTTATGGAAAAATCAAGCCATTATATTATAGGAATGGGGCTGAAGACATAGAACATACATTGGGGATAGGGTGGGGTGGAGAAAGAGTAATTCATTCAGTCAAACGCTTTGATTTGGGTTAATATTTCCctagttctttttatttcaagTAGTTGGGTGCCCAGGAGAGAAATGGTAAATTAATATAACAGGAGTTGGTCTGCTATAGTTAATGGGTATATGCTGGAGTTTCATCATCTTTGATATTAGTACATTTGAGAGAATAGAGAAGGGCAAAGAAGGTGGTTTCATGGATGCAACTAGTGGTGGACTGGAGCTGACCTAACTGCTTGGacagagtcaattgttaaatgttCAATGTGAGCATTCACATCTTGGCAAATGATGGTTTGATTTGTTGATCTcttattgtctagacttaagaaagtaagggaaaataataataataatgattatttttccagaaagctgattgttaaacatttaccagtgtAACCCTGGAGGCAGCCATTATTAATTTTGCTATATCATGTCATTTTTGTCCACCTCTGTGGTTTCACTATACCCAAGTCCTCAGGGTATTCACAGCATGGTCTGGCACATAGACTTCTTTAGGAATGCACATAACACAGGGAATCACAAAGACACACAAGCAAAGCCATCTAGGAACAACTGAGCCCCCTATTTCCATTGTTCTTTCCTCACAGAGATCTTCCCAGTCACATAGACTCGTTACACCTGCTTCCTGTTTAATCCCTCAGCTCAGTAGCCATGCCCATCTGAATGTAGTAACTGTATAGGTTCATATGATTTTCCTtctggtttttcctttttatatgttgtctcagCAACTATGACATCTGTGTTAAGCTGAACCAATGGTGGGGGTTGGGTACAAGTTAATATAGGCATTTTAAATAGTGAGGAAAAAAGTCTGGACAAAAAAGGGGTCTAATTCATTGGCGTAATGTGGATGGGGGTTGGGGGAAATATTCTGTTAAGTGCCTCTTTGTAGAGGCATTTGGTTATAATGAAAAGATTATTTGGCCAGGATTCAGGACACATGGGTTTTATCTCTGGTCCTGCCCCTCACTACTCTGGAACACTTAACAAAACCATTTAATTTCTTGGAACTAAATCTAATGAGAGAAActttaatggaaataaatgaaagcTTTACAAATCTCCTTCACAACTATAAAACAAGGTAAATGGACCTAGTCAGCAAAGATTTGTGTAGATAGTGCAAGCTCAATGAATCAACAGTGTTGGTccaaaaggaaagcaaggaagttaattataattttaaactaTGTTGGGACAGGCATAGTTGACTAGTTTCTTATGATAGTAGTGTCAAACTCCTAATTTCAGCCCAAAaaggattaaaatgaaattgagaaatgtttaacaaaatacatagaaatgcagtataatatagataatgttaatttgtagatttctttatttt from Macrotis lagotis isolate mMagLag1 chromosome 2, bilby.v1.9.chrom.fasta, whole genome shotgun sequence includes these protein-coding regions:
- the DUSP23 gene encoding dual specificity protein phosphatase 23; this encodes MGSEPPNFSWVLPGRLAGLALPRLPAHYQFLWAQGVRHLVSLTERGPPHSDTCPGLKVHRLRIPDFCPPAPEQIDRFVRLVEEANARGEAVGVHCALGYGRTGTMLACYLVKEKGLAGGEAVAQIRQLRPGSIETHEQEKAVFQFYQRTK